In Syntrophotaleaceae bacterium, a genomic segment contains:
- the mtaB gene encoding tRNA (N(6)-L-threonylcarbamoyladenosine(37)-C(2))-methylthiotransferase MtaB, with product MNRTCAIATLGCKTNQFESAAMEELLAEAGFTMVAFDQGADLVIVNTCTVTAATDSQSRNLIRRARRLNPACRIVVTGCYAQVDPGPLAALPGVAVVIGNEEKRRLPEILAEGRTGIQVSDIRSNPGPAMTLTSFAGRSRAFLQIQNGCDAFCSYCIIPYARGPSRSVSVQDVIRQVDRLAAGGYAEVVLTGIHVGAYGRDLEPPVSLLELVDQILLKTPVSRLRLGSIEPLEMSLELIRAMADSARICSHVHIPLQSGDDAVLKRMNRNYGREGFRRLVEDIRLRLPEAAIGCDVITGFPGETDREFTNTLQLIEELPVTHLHVFPFSRRPGTPAASMAGQVPGPVARERAALLRDLGHRKLADFAKGFVGQRLEVVIEGRKRGGRGRGLTGNYLSVNFSCPADLEGQLLPVLIENWNGEALEGRLP from the coding sequence GTGAACAGGACCTGTGCCATAGCCACCCTCGGCTGCAAGACCAATCAGTTCGAATCGGCGGCCATGGAGGAACTGCTGGCCGAGGCCGGGTTCACCATGGTTGCCTTTGATCAGGGGGCGGATCTGGTCATCGTCAATACCTGCACCGTCACCGCGGCCACCGATTCCCAGTCCCGCAACCTGATTCGCCGGGCGCGGCGCCTCAATCCTGCCTGCAGAATCGTCGTGACCGGCTGTTACGCACAAGTGGATCCCGGGCCTCTGGCGGCCCTGCCCGGCGTTGCCGTGGTCATCGGCAATGAGGAAAAGCGGCGTCTCCCGGAAATCCTCGCCGAAGGCCGAACCGGTATTCAGGTATCGGATATCCGTTCCAACCCGGGACCGGCCATGACCCTGACCTCCTTTGCCGGCCGCAGCCGGGCTTTTCTGCAGATTCAGAACGGTTGTGACGCCTTCTGCTCCTACTGCATCATTCCCTATGCGCGAGGCCCCTCCCGCTCGGTAAGCGTGCAGGACGTGATTCGGCAGGTCGATCGACTGGCTGCGGGGGGATATGCCGAAGTGGTTTTGACCGGCATCCATGTCGGGGCCTACGGTCGGGATTTGGAGCCTCCCGTTTCTCTGCTCGAACTGGTGGACCAGATCCTCCTGAAGACACCGGTTTCCCGCCTGCGCCTCGGCTCCATCGAGCCCCTCGAGATGTCACTGGAGCTGATCAGGGCCATGGCCGATTCGGCCCGCATCTGTTCCCATGTCCACATCCCGCTGCAATCTGGAGACGATGCCGTCCTGAAGCGGATGAACCGGAATTACGGCAGGGAAGGATTTCGCCGTCTGGTGGAGGATATCCGTCTGCGACTGCCCGAGGCCGCCATCGGCTGTGATGTCATTACAGGCTTCCCCGGCGAAACGGACCGGGAGTTCACCAACACCCTGCAGCTGATCGAGGAACTGCCTGTCACCCACCTTCATGTCTTCCCCTTCAGCCGCCGTCCCGGCACCCCGGCCGCGTCCATGGCCGGACAGGTGCCCGGCCCGGTCGCCAGGGAGCGGGCAGCCCTCCTGCGGGATCTCGGCCACAGAAAACTGGCTGATTTTGCCAAGGGTTTTGTCGGCCAGAGGTTGGAGGTGGTCATCGAGGGGAGGAAAAGAGGGGGTCGCGGCCGGGGCTTGACCGGGAACTATCTGAGTGTCAACTTTTCCTGCCCGGCTGATCTCGAAGGGCAGCTTTTGCCGGTGCTGATCGAAAACTGGAATGGTGAAGCCCTGGAGGGGAGGCTGCCGTGA
- the mnmA gene encoding tRNA 2-thiouridine(34) synthase MnmA: MSRSIMDKKTVVVAMSGGVDSTVTAALLKERGHRVIGLTMRIWDRGDPVFDEARDARQMAEFLKIPHHLIDLRQEFRSEVVEPFRKEYFSGRTPNPCVLCNKVFKFRRLLEIASGLGGELLATGHYVRVMEKEGRPALVKGTNRHKDQSYFLFTLTPDQLRRVCFPVGDRSKEEVRAYAARLGLQVADKGDSQDICFIPHGDYIRFLEEEGGAPGPGPIIHVSGKVLGEHAGTHRFTIGQRRGLGLAWTEPLYVVSIDASCGQVVVGEKPHLDVTEMIVADTNWIAPPPQEAFRARCRIRYRHKEAPATIEPLHEGRWRVIFDQAQHGVTPGQAGVFYDGDEVLGGGWIE, encoded by the coding sequence ATTTCCAGGAGTATCATGGATAAAAAAACCGTCGTCGTCGCCATGAGTGGTGGCGTCGATTCCACCGTTACAGCGGCGCTTCTGAAGGAACGGGGCCATCGGGTGATCGGCTTGACCATGCGGATCTGGGATCGGGGCGATCCGGTGTTCGACGAGGCCCGGGATGCCCGGCAGATGGCCGAATTCCTGAAGATTCCCCATCATTTGATCGATCTTCGGCAAGAGTTTCGCTCAGAGGTGGTGGAACCCTTCCGGAAGGAATATTTCAGCGGGCGTACGCCCAATCCCTGCGTGCTGTGCAACAAGGTTTTCAAATTCCGCAGACTGCTGGAAATAGCCTCCGGCCTCGGCGGCGAGCTGCTGGCTACGGGACACTATGTCCGGGTGATGGAGAAGGAGGGCAGGCCCGCTCTGGTCAAGGGAACCAACCGGCACAAGGACCAGAGCTATTTCCTGTTTACCCTGACGCCGGATCAGCTCCGGCGGGTCTGTTTTCCCGTCGGCGACAGGAGCAAGGAGGAGGTCCGGGCCTATGCCGCCCGACTGGGGCTGCAGGTCGCTGACAAGGGCGACAGCCAGGATATCTGCTTCATCCCCCACGGGGACTATATCCGCTTTCTGGAAGAAGAGGGCGGAGCACCCGGGCCCGGGCCCATCATCCATGTGTCCGGCAAGGTGCTCGGCGAGCACGCCGGTACCCACCGCTTTACCATCGGGCAGCGGCGGGGTCTGGGACTGGCCTGGACGGAACCCCTCTACGTCGTCAGTATCGATGCCTCTTGCGGGCAGGTCGTGGTCGGCGAAAAACCGCACCTTGACGTGACCGAGATGATCGTTGCCGACACCAACTGGATCGCTCCCCCCCCACAGGAGGCCTTTCGTGCCCGCTGCCGCATCCGCTATCGTCACAAGGAGGCACCGGCGACCATTGAACCACTGCACGAGGGCCGCTGGCGGGTGATATTCGATCAGGCCCAGCATGGTGTCACGCCCGGCCAGGCAGGGGTGTTTTACGACGGTGACGAGGTTCTGGGGGGAGGGTGGATCGAGTGA